From the Clavibacter phaseoli genome, one window contains:
- a CDS encoding ABC transporter ATP-binding protein — MSTARPESAAPRARSRNPFARRDSADDGPRARFSELLPYILEQRGLMAFVVVLSVLGAAASLGQPLLVQRVVGVVQEGGQLGVLVWALVGLVVVSGVLSGYQHYLLQRMGEGIVLSSRRTLVRRILRLPISEFDTRRTGDLVSRVGSDTTLLRAVLTQGLVEAIGGAVTFLGAIIAMLIIDPVLLSLTVLVVAVSVVAVVGLSGRIRVASQRAQRKVGDLAASVERAIGAIRTVRASNATDREIRTIEADAEGAWEMGIKVAKASAVVVPIAGIALQASFLVVVGVGGFRVASGAITVGDLVAFILFLFLMIMPLGQAFGAVTAVNQALGALGRIQEIVKLPVETDGDADLAGRLRDDAPVAEDFTDAPAVELVDVRFAYPVAADADTDSTSTPEGSVPAALPTDAVDAADAAPGADRTGGGVLQGISFRAERGTRIALVGPSGAGKSTILALIERFYDPTSGVVRVGGRDIRTLDREDLRRQIGYVEQDAPVLAGTLRENLTLTAFDATDEDCVQVLHAVNLTEVLARNELGLDAPVGEDGIMLSGGERQRLAIARTLLSAPPILLLDESTSSLDGLNEQLLRKAIDAVAEHRTLIVIAHRLSTVVDSDLIVVVEKGRVVGTGTHAELVVSTPLYRDLAKHQLLV, encoded by the coding sequence ATGAGCACCGCCCGCCCCGAGTCCGCCGCCCCGCGCGCCCGGTCCCGCAACCCGTTCGCCCGCCGCGACTCCGCCGACGACGGACCCCGCGCGCGCTTCTCGGAGCTCCTCCCCTACATCCTCGAGCAGCGCGGCCTCATGGCCTTCGTCGTCGTGCTGAGCGTGCTCGGCGCGGCTGCGAGCCTCGGCCAGCCGCTCCTCGTGCAGCGGGTCGTCGGGGTCGTGCAGGAGGGCGGCCAGCTGGGCGTCCTCGTCTGGGCGCTCGTCGGCCTCGTCGTCGTGTCCGGCGTGCTCTCCGGCTACCAGCACTACCTGCTGCAGCGCATGGGCGAGGGCATCGTGCTCTCGTCGCGCCGCACGCTCGTGCGCCGGATCCTGCGCCTCCCCATCTCCGAGTTCGACACGCGCCGCACGGGCGACCTCGTCTCCCGCGTCGGAAGCGACACCACGCTCCTCCGCGCGGTGCTCACGCAGGGGCTCGTCGAGGCGATCGGCGGCGCGGTCACGTTCCTCGGCGCCATCATCGCGATGCTCATCATCGACCCCGTGCTCCTCAGCCTCACGGTGCTGGTCGTCGCGGTGTCGGTCGTCGCCGTCGTGGGCCTGTCCGGGCGGATCCGCGTCGCCAGCCAGCGCGCGCAGCGCAAGGTCGGCGACCTGGCCGCGAGCGTCGAGCGGGCCATCGGCGCGATCCGCACCGTCCGCGCCAGCAACGCCACCGACCGCGAGATCCGGACCATCGAGGCCGACGCCGAGGGCGCGTGGGAGATGGGCATCAAGGTCGCGAAGGCCTCGGCGGTGGTCGTGCCGATCGCCGGCATCGCGCTGCAGGCGTCGTTCCTCGTGGTGGTCGGCGTCGGCGGCTTCCGCGTCGCGTCGGGCGCCATCACGGTCGGCGACCTCGTGGCCTTCATCCTGTTCCTCTTCCTCATGATCATGCCGCTCGGCCAGGCGTTCGGCGCCGTGACCGCGGTCAACCAGGCGCTCGGCGCGCTCGGCCGGATCCAAGAGATCGTGAAGCTGCCCGTCGAGACCGACGGCGACGCCGACCTCGCCGGACGGCTCCGGGACGATGCGCCCGTGGCCGAGGACTTCACCGACGCGCCCGCCGTCGAGCTCGTGGACGTGCGGTTCGCGTACCCGGTGGCGGCGGATGCGGACACGGATTCCACCTCGACGCCCGAGGGATCTGTGCCCGCCGCTCTGCCGACGGACGCCGTCGACGCCGCGGACGCCGCCCCCGGCGCCGACCGCACCGGCGGCGGCGTCCTCCAGGGCATCAGCTTCCGCGCCGAGCGCGGCACCCGCATAGCGCTCGTCGGCCCCTCAGGCGCTGGCAAGAGCACGATCCTCGCCCTCATCGAGCGCTTCTACGACCCGACGTCGGGCGTCGTGCGCGTCGGCGGGCGCGATATCCGCACGCTCGACCGCGAGGACCTGCGCCGTCAGATCGGCTACGTCGAGCAGGACGCGCCCGTGCTCGCCGGCACGCTCCGCGAGAACCTCACGCTCACCGCGTTCGACGCCACCGACGAGGACTGCGTCCAGGTCCTGCACGCCGTGAACCTCACCGAGGTGCTCGCGCGCAACGAGCTCGGCCTCGACGCGCCCGTCGGCGAGGACGGCATCATGCTCTCCGGCGGCGAGCGCCAGCGCCTCGCGATCGCGCGCACCCTGCTCTCCGCGCCGCCGATCCTGCTGCTCGACGAGTCGACCTCCAGCCTCGACGGCCTCAACGAGCAGCTGCTCCGCAAGGCGATCGACGCGGTCGCCGAGCACCGCACCCTCATCGTGATCGCCCACCGGCTCTCGACCGTCGTCGACAGCGACCTCATCGTGGTCGTGGAGAAGGGCCGCGTCGTCGGCACCGGCACCCACGCGGAGCTCGTCGTCTCGACGCCGCTCTACCGCGACCTCGCGAAGCACCAGCTGCTCGTGTAG
- a CDS encoding ABC transporter permease, which yields MSVVDHAAAGGPAAEGSGTGADHRARAVAGGVRPRRFGAWYAAEHRLLGIRAYLGTALATGIASPYVYLYALGVGLATVVDRGTDANQALGVSFLVFVAPALLATSAMTVASEEFSYPIFGGFKWNPVFQAMNASPLTPAQIIDGQVIGVAIRMAPTCIAYFAFMLLFGAVPLGTGVLAIGAAVLTGMAIGVMLMAYVATLTQDTGQIAMVMRFVITPLSLFSGTFFPLTQFPVWLQWIGWISPLWHGTELGRVATYGMEEPLWLTVAHVAYLLLWLAVGWTLARRVATRRLRA from the coding sequence GTGAGCGTCGTCGACCACGCCGCCGCCGGGGGACCCGCGGCCGAGGGATCCGGCACCGGCGCCGACCACCGCGCCCGTGCCGTCGCCGGAGGCGTCCGCCCCCGCCGCTTCGGCGCCTGGTACGCGGCCGAGCACCGGCTGCTCGGGATCCGCGCCTACCTCGGCACCGCGCTCGCGACCGGCATCGCGAGCCCCTACGTCTACCTCTACGCGCTCGGCGTCGGCCTCGCGACGGTCGTCGACCGCGGCACGGACGCGAACCAGGCGCTCGGCGTCAGCTTTCTCGTGTTCGTGGCGCCCGCGCTGCTCGCGACGAGCGCCATGACGGTCGCGAGCGAGGAGTTCAGCTACCCGATCTTCGGCGGCTTCAAGTGGAACCCCGTCTTCCAGGCGATGAACGCGTCGCCGCTGACCCCGGCGCAGATCATCGACGGCCAGGTGATCGGCGTCGCGATCCGCATGGCGCCCACCTGCATCGCCTACTTCGCGTTCATGCTCCTGTTCGGCGCGGTGCCGCTCGGCACGGGCGTCCTCGCGATCGGCGCCGCGGTGCTCACGGGCATGGCGATCGGCGTGATGCTCATGGCCTACGTCGCGACCCTCACGCAGGACACCGGCCAGATCGCGATGGTGATGCGCTTCGTGATCACGCCGCTCTCGCTGTTCTCGGGCACGTTCTTCCCGCTCACGCAGTTCCCCGTCTGGCTGCAGTGGATCGGCTGGATCTCGCCGCTCTGGCACGGCACCGAGCTCGGCCGCGTCGCCACCTACGGCATGGAGGAGCCGCTCTGGCTCACGGTCGCGCACGTCGCGTACCTGCTGCTCTGGCTCGCGGTGGGCTGGACGCTGGCCCGCCGCGTCGCGACGAGGAGGCTGCGCGCATGA
- a CDS encoding TrmH family RNA methyltransferase encodes MAHVVPVDDLADPRLADYSHRTDVALRKAAGAGHGIYLAESALVLERALRAGHEPRSVLALGGTVDEALALVGDRDVPVFTGPGELLAELTGYVLHRGVVASLDRPALPSVASLLAGARRVVVLEDVVDPTNVGAIFRSVSAIGADAVLVTPRCTDPFYRRAIRVSMGTVLQVPWTRTGEWPETRAALADAGFHVAALALTPDAVSLRDFPSEEHERLAIVLGSEGPGLSAEAIRSADTVVRIPMAHGIDSLNVAAASAVALYALTAPAG; translated from the coding sequence GTGGCGCACGTCGTCCCGGTCGACGATCTGGCGGATCCGCGGCTCGCCGACTACAGCCACCGCACCGACGTGGCGCTCCGGAAGGCCGCGGGCGCGGGCCACGGCATCTACCTGGCCGAGTCCGCGCTGGTGCTCGAGCGGGCGCTCCGGGCCGGGCACGAGCCGCGGTCGGTGCTCGCGCTCGGCGGCACGGTGGACGAGGCCCTGGCGCTGGTCGGCGACCGGGACGTGCCCGTCTTCACGGGGCCCGGCGAGCTGCTCGCCGAGCTGACCGGCTACGTGCTGCACCGCGGCGTGGTCGCGTCGCTCGACCGGCCCGCGCTGCCGTCGGTCGCGTCGCTGCTGGCCGGCGCGCGGCGCGTGGTGGTGCTCGAGGACGTCGTGGATCCCACGAACGTCGGCGCGATCTTCCGCTCGGTCAGCGCCATCGGCGCGGACGCGGTGCTCGTGACGCCGCGCTGCACGGACCCGTTCTACCGCCGCGCCATCCGCGTCAGCATGGGCACGGTGCTGCAGGTGCCGTGGACGCGCACGGGGGAGTGGCCGGAGACCCGCGCCGCGCTCGCCGACGCCGGGTTCCACGTCGCCGCGCTCGCGCTGACGCCCGATGCCGTCTCGCTCCGCGACTTCCCTTCCGAGGAGCACGAGCGGCTCGCCATCGTGCTCGGCTCGGAGGGGCCGGGCCTGTCGGCGGAGGCGATCCGGTCCGCGGACACCGTCGTGCGGATCCCCATGGCGCACGGCATCGACTCGCTCAACGTCGCGGCCGCCAGCGCGGTCGCGCTCTACGCGCTCACGGCACCGGCCGGCTGA
- a CDS encoding DUF2834 domain-containing protein yields the protein MSTRPARRRPTRLAVVYLVLAVAGLVLTWSANIRVVTEGRDFLADLSAGGPSVSSLSWDLLIAAVASVVFIVVEGRRLRMRRIWIYVLLAPLVAFAVALPVFLAAREMHLSAPERAEPAPGA from the coding sequence ATGAGCACGCGTCCCGCACGTCGGCGCCCCACGCGCCTCGCCGTCGTCTACCTGGTGCTCGCGGTCGCCGGCCTCGTGCTCACCTGGTCGGCGAACATCCGTGTGGTGACGGAGGGCCGCGACTTCCTCGCCGACCTCTCCGCCGGCGGCCCGTCGGTCTCGTCGCTGTCGTGGGACCTGCTGATCGCGGCGGTCGCGAGCGTCGTCTTCATCGTCGTCGAGGGGCGTCGCCTCCGGATGCGCCGAATCTGGATCTACGTGCTGCTCGCCCCGCTCGTGGCGTTCGCGGTCGCGCTGCCGGTCTTCCTCGCGGCGCGGGAGATGCACCTGAGCGCGCCGGAGCGGGCGGAGCCGGCGCCGGGCGCATGA
- a CDS encoding ABC transporter permease has protein sequence MTGSTMPADAPAPAARRSRGGPRALYAGNARSVLSRGLLATRSTNWTVVLSGFFEPVFYLLAMGIGLGSLVGDVTTSTGQPVPYAAYIAPALLAVSAMNGAVYDSTWNVFFKMNHSKLYQGMLATSLGPLDVAFGEIGLALLRGVVYSSGFLVVMQVLGLNLSWWAILALPSVVLIALAFASFGMAVTSYMKTFQQMDWINFVLLPMFLFSATFYPLSVYPAWIQAVIQALPLWHAVELVRGFTTGALSIAVLGHVLYFAVMTAIGLVFTTRRLRVLFLG, from the coding sequence ATGACCGGATCCACGATGCCGGCGGACGCCCCCGCGCCCGCCGCCCGTCGGAGCCGCGGCGGCCCCCGCGCGCTCTACGCCGGCAACGCCCGCTCGGTGCTCTCCCGCGGCCTGCTGGCGACGCGCAGCACCAACTGGACGGTCGTCCTCTCCGGCTTCTTCGAGCCCGTCTTCTACCTGCTCGCGATGGGGATCGGCTTGGGCTCCCTCGTGGGCGACGTGACCACGAGCACCGGCCAGCCCGTGCCGTACGCCGCGTACATCGCGCCGGCGCTCCTCGCGGTCTCCGCCATGAACGGCGCCGTCTACGACTCCACCTGGAACGTCTTCTTCAAGATGAACCACTCGAAGCTGTACCAGGGCATGCTCGCGACCTCGCTCGGGCCGCTCGACGTGGCGTTCGGCGAGATCGGCCTGGCGCTGCTCCGCGGCGTCGTCTACTCGTCCGGCTTCCTGGTCGTGATGCAGGTGCTCGGCCTCAACCTGTCGTGGTGGGCGATCCTCGCGCTGCCGTCCGTGGTGCTCATCGCGCTGGCCTTCGCGAGCTTCGGCATGGCCGTGACGAGCTACATGAAGACCTTCCAGCAGATGGACTGGATCAACTTCGTCCTGCTGCCCATGTTCCTGTTCTCCGCGACCTTCTACCCGCTGTCGGTGTACCCGGCGTGGATCCAGGCGGTCATCCAGGCGCTGCCGCTCTGGCACGCGGTGGAGCTCGTGCGCGGCTTCACGACGGGCGCGCTCTCGATCGCGGTCCTCGGCCACGTGCTCTACTTCGCGGTGATGACGGCGATCGGCCTGGTCTTCACGACGCGGCGGCTGCGGGTCCTCTTCCTCGGCTGA
- a CDS encoding MFS transporter — MPDPRPRARGPRRPLLISRSFALIWVAQALSSFGEYVLAATVTVWLATGLAPGDPALPLYIGAVIGATSLPRLLLAPVAGVLVDRWPVRRVMVTADLVRAALLVPLLVIAMVGPAPVVIGAVIVTQLLIGCASQLFDPARAALVQVVVPADRRADAAGRTLLASTGVGILSAMIGPVVYAGVGPVPALVVDIVAFLASAALVLAVRERGALATGADPTVASARARFRAELAAGIRVVRASPRLRILVAGLAAYGVTLGVNNATLALLALTTMGLTAAEYGVVTAMFAVGGLVGSLTAPALVARLRPERALPVALVTLGVAYAAYSTVRAFLPAAILMGVVGLVFSVYLVSQGPILQAEAPVGTMGRVSSLTSTVLAGSSFLATVVTAQALALVPAAAQPAAYPVAVATAAVVMGVAGLALAAGAFSRGRGPAAAAS; from the coding sequence ATGCCCGATCCCCGCCCCCGTGCGCGCGGCCCCCGCCGCCCCCTGCTGATCTCGCGCTCGTTCGCGCTCATCTGGGTCGCCCAGGCGCTCTCCTCCTTCGGCGAGTACGTGCTCGCGGCGACCGTCACGGTGTGGCTCGCGACGGGCCTCGCGCCCGGCGACCCGGCCCTGCCGCTCTACATCGGCGCGGTCATCGGCGCGACGAGCTTGCCGCGGCTGTTGCTCGCGCCCGTCGCCGGCGTGCTCGTCGACCGGTGGCCCGTCCGCCGCGTGATGGTCACGGCCGACCTCGTGCGCGCCGCCCTGCTCGTGCCGCTCCTCGTGATCGCGATGGTCGGACCCGCGCCCGTCGTCATCGGCGCCGTGATCGTCACGCAGCTCCTCATCGGCTGCGCCTCGCAGCTGTTCGACCCGGCGCGCGCCGCCCTCGTGCAGGTGGTCGTCCCCGCCGACCGCCGTGCGGACGCCGCGGGGCGCACGCTCCTCGCGAGCACGGGGGTCGGGATCCTCTCCGCCATGATCGGGCCGGTCGTCTACGCGGGCGTCGGGCCGGTGCCCGCGCTCGTGGTGGACATCGTGGCGTTCCTCGCGTCGGCGGCGCTGGTGCTCGCGGTGCGCGAGCGCGGGGCTCTGGCGACGGGCGCGGATCCGACGGTCGCCTCCGCGCGCGCCCGCTTCCGCGCGGAGCTGGCCGCGGGGATCCGCGTCGTCCGGGCGTCGCCGCGCCTGCGGATCCTCGTGGCCGGCCTCGCCGCCTACGGCGTCACCCTCGGCGTCAACAACGCGACGCTCGCGCTCCTCGCCCTCACCACGATGGGGCTGACAGCGGCGGAGTACGGCGTCGTCACGGCCATGTTCGCGGTGGGCGGGCTCGTCGGATCCCTCACGGCGCCCGCGCTCGTCGCCCGCCTCCGCCCCGAGCGCGCGCTGCCGGTCGCGCTCGTGACCCTCGGCGTCGCCTACGCGGCGTACTCGACCGTGCGCGCCTTCCTGCCCGCGGCGATCCTCATGGGCGTCGTGGGCCTCGTCTTCTCCGTCTACCTCGTGTCGCAGGGCCCGATCCTGCAGGCGGAGGCGCCCGTGGGGACGATGGGCCGGGTCTCGTCGCTCACCTCGACGGTGCTGGCCGGATCGTCGTTCCTCGCCACCGTCGTGACGGCGCAGGCGCTCGCCCTCGTCCCGGCGGCCGCGCAGCCCGCTGCGTACCCGGTCGCGGTCGCGACGGCCGCCGTGGTCATGGGCGTCGCCGGCCTCGCGCTCGCGGCGGGGGCCTTCAGCCGAGGAAGAGGACCCGCAGCCGCCGCGTCGTGA
- a CDS encoding ABC transporter ATP-binding protein — translation MPTPVITADRLVKKYGDHVAVDGLSFEVAPGESFGLLGPNGAGKSTTMRMIGAVSSRTGGSLDILGLDPDTHGPEIRSQLGVVPQADNLDLELKARDNLIVYGRYFGLPRKQVAARADELLEFAQLSDRAGAKVDDLSGGMKRRLTIARALISDPRILLLDEPTTGLDPQARHILWDRLFRLKEQGTTLVLTTHYMDEAEQLCDRIVVVDEGRIMAEGSPASLIRDHSSREVLEVRFGSDRNESASREIAGFGDRVEVLPDRVLVYASDGEAVLSRILEQGLKPITTLVRRSSLEDVFLRLTGRSLVE, via the coding sequence GTGCCCACCCCCGTCATCACCGCCGACCGCCTCGTGAAGAAGTACGGCGACCACGTCGCCGTCGACGGCCTGTCGTTCGAGGTCGCGCCCGGCGAGTCCTTCGGGCTGCTCGGCCCGAACGGCGCGGGCAAGTCCACGACCATGCGCATGATCGGCGCGGTCTCCTCGCGCACGGGCGGATCGCTCGACATCCTCGGGCTCGACCCGGACACGCACGGTCCCGAGATCCGCTCGCAGCTCGGCGTCGTGCCGCAGGCCGACAACCTCGACCTGGAGCTCAAGGCGCGCGACAACCTCATCGTCTACGGCCGCTACTTCGGGCTGCCGCGGAAGCAGGTCGCGGCGCGCGCCGACGAGCTGCTCGAGTTCGCGCAGCTCAGCGACCGTGCGGGCGCCAAGGTCGACGACCTCTCCGGCGGCATGAAGCGACGGCTCACGATCGCGCGCGCCCTCATCAGCGACCCGCGGATCCTGCTGCTCGACGAGCCGACGACCGGCCTCGACCCGCAGGCCCGCCACATCCTCTGGGACCGGCTGTTCCGCCTCAAGGAGCAGGGCACGACGCTCGTCCTGACCACGCACTACATGGACGAGGCCGAGCAGCTGTGCGACCGGATCGTCGTGGTCGACGAGGGTCGGATCATGGCCGAGGGCTCGCCTGCGTCCCTCATCCGCGACCACTCCAGCCGCGAGGTGCTCGAGGTGCGCTTCGGGTCCGACCGCAACGAGTCCGCGTCGCGCGAGATCGCCGGGTTCGGCGACCGCGTGGAGGTGCTGCCCGACCGCGTGCTCGTGTACGCGTCCGACGGCGAGGCCGTGCTCAGCCGGATCCTCGAGCAGGGCCTGAAGCCCATCACCACGCTCGTGCGCCGCTCCAGTCTCGAGGACGTCTTCCTGCGCCTCACCGGACGGAGCCTGGTCGAGTGA